In Phragmites australis chromosome 24, lpPhrAust1.1, whole genome shotgun sequence, the following are encoded in one genomic region:
- the LOC133907327 gene encoding pentatricopeptide repeat-containing protein At2g01390 — protein sequence MLRRGRRFLPARPPRRRHSKPHTEPSPPTPPTYTRDVVHRATSILRDHSWLAARPLLLSLPGLAWDSHTVARVLKTHPPLQKAFLFFRLAASASPTFRHDRFTYTSMIHLLGEAGRVPAMLRLLAEMLRAGVAPDAATFTTVMHWLARAGDVDGAMRVWAEMKARSRPTVVSYTACVKILFDAGRAEEARRVFEEMVAERLRPTCKTYTVLIEHLADAGKFEATLEIMNKMQEAGVEPDKALCNILVQKCSSAGETSVMTCILQYMKEHFIVLRRPVFLEALEALKASGKSDELLREVNPHLSYEGIECDPILSDQGYITDRSTILYLLAAKNWSSIEEMINKLAPKNVKMETHILSDVIEASCADCRPSCGLTVMRYSLREGIVLDRSAYSSLLGQYIRNGSLDLVLEIVEGLIKSGCKLGTYLSSILILRLGYAGHSAYAARIFGLLTSDKNVVTYTALMNAYFQAGKVDNVLDLFTQMRTSGISACLGTYEVLIHGLQKAGRKRESEHYRRERMDMQWHLQYRNQCSPEDSLCNHLFCALHG from the exons ATGCTCCGTCGCGGCCGTCGGTTCCTCCCCGCCAGgccaccccgccgccgccactccaAACCCCACACCGAGCCGTCCCCCCCAACCCCGCCGACCTACACCCGCGACGTCGTCCACCGCGCCACCTCCATCCTCCGCGACCACTCCTGGTTGGCGGCGCGcccgctcctcctctccctcccggGGCTCGCCTGGGATTCCCACACCGTGGCGCGCGTGCTCAAGACCCACCCGCCCCTCCAAAAGGCCTTCCTCTTCTTCCGCCTGGCAGCCTCCGCGTCCCCCACCTTCCGCCACGACCGCTTCACCTACACCTCCATGATCCACCTCCTCGGCGAGGCCGGCCGCGTGCCCGCCATGCTCCGCCTCCTCGCCGAGATGCTCCGTGCCGGGGTGGCGCCCGACGCCGCCACCTTCACCACCGTCATGCACTGGCTCGCACGGGCCGGGGACGTGGACGGCGCCATGCGGGTGTGGGCGGAGATGAAGGCGCGGAGCCGCCCCACCGTCGTCAGCTACACGGCGTGCGTGAAGATCCTGTTCGACGCCGGGAGGGCGGAGGAGGCGCGGAGGGTGTTCGAGGAGATGGTGGCCGAGAGGCTGCGGCCGACCTGCAAGACGTACACGGTGCTTATCGAGCATCTCGCGGACGCAG GAAAATTCGAAGCTACACTTGAGATTATGAACAAGATGCAAGAAGCAGGCGTAGAACCAGACAAAGCACTCTGCAATATTCTAGTCCAGAAATGTTCCAGTGCTGGTGAGACATCGGTTATGACTTGCATTCTTCAGTACATGAAGGAGCATTTCATTGTTCTTCGTCGACCTGTTTTTTTGGAAGCACTGGAAGCTCTAAAAGCTAGTGGCAAGAGCGATGAACTTCTTCGGGAAGTAAACCCTCATCTTTCATATGAAGGCATTGAATGTGACCCAATATTGTCTGATCAAGGCTACATTACTGATAGAAGTACTATTCTTTACCTTTTGGCTGCAAAAAACTGGTCCTCTATAGAAGAAATGATAAATAAATTGGCCCCAAAGAATGTAAAAATGGAAACCCATATCCTGTCTGATGTTATTGAGGCCAGCTGTGCAGACTGTAGACCATCTTGTGGACTCACAGTTATGCGTTATAGTTTAAGAGAAGGCATTGTACTTGATAGGTCTGCATATAGTTCTCTTCTTGGTCAATACATCAGAAATGGTTCGTTGGATTTGGTCTTAGAGATTGTTGAAGGATTGATTAAATCTGGTTGCAAACTTGGGACATACCTGTCATCTATCTTAATACTCAGACTGGGCTATGCTGGGCATTCGGCATATGCAGCTCGTATTTTTGGATTGTTGACTTCAGACAAGAATGTTGTTACCTACACTGCCCTTATGAATGCCTATTTTCAAGCTGGCAAAGTTGATAATGTTCTTGATCTATTCACACAAATGAGAACTTCTGGAATATCTGCTTGCTTGGGTACATACGAAGTGCTGATACATGGCTTACAAAAGGCTGGGCGGAAACGGGAATCAGAACATTACCGAAGAGAAAGAATGGATATGCAATGGCATCTTCAGTATCGTAATCAGTGCTCACCTGAAGATAGCTTATGTAACCATCTGTTTTGTGCCCTTCATGGTTAG